One part of the Sardina pilchardus chromosome 5, fSarPil1.1, whole genome shotgun sequence genome encodes these proteins:
- the LOC134080806 gene encoding protocadherin alpha-8-like — MGVAVGGYAWTWILLLWDLSTGQIVYSVSEEVSKGTVVGNIAKDLNMNVQELQSRTFQIVSGSNKKYFDVNVKTGDLIVNDIIDREQICGTNSKCALKIEALATNPHGLYRFQINVLDINDNAPRFPINTQTLNITENASPGERLHLPVAEDPDTGSNSVKSYTLSPNEYFALEVQSEGGQGLSVELVLQKALDREKQSAISLVLTALDGGKPTKSGTLDILINVLDVNDNNPVFGKSLYKVQVAENVSFGTVLTSVTATDADEGLNGGIRYSLIGHRNSQASEMFNIKSDTGEIKVQGQLDYEENPAIELRVQATDTGSPPRSSQCKVLVEVIDVNDNAPEITVTPLLQTVREDTKLGTAVALVTVSDEDGGKNGDVQCVVKGTVPFKLESNYENYYSLVVNGKLDREKDSDYNVTIIATDNGSPSLSTASDFVVHISDVNDNAPRFPEFLMNVYMKENSPVGSVIATISAYDPDLEENAKLSYSLIDDKSANMPISTLLNINSVTGEIYSLQSFNYEEIKKFNFQAQASDSGVPALSSNVTVHVLILDENDNSPVILPPYSDQGSVNSENIPYSAEAGYFVAKIRAVDADSGYNALLSYHISEPKSTNLFRIGTTSGEIRTKRRMSDNDLKTHPLIITVSDHGEHPLSASVSFDVVVFESAVDIPTTLRKVPQKYDGFSDLNLYLLLAIASVSAILLISFITLIAVKCHRTDGIFSSCSAPMITTHPDGSWSYSKTTQQYDVCFSSDTLKSDVVVFPSPFPPADAELISIDGGDTCKRTQTLPTTQKSASLFVAPNTSCLLPAACHASNGRGPTPQSCSCQ; from the coding sequence ATGGGTGTTGCAGTTGGAGGATACGCATGGACCTGGATTCTGCTGCTTTGGGACTTGTCTACCGGGCAGATTGTATATTCGGTTTCGGAGGAGGTGAGCAAAGGTACAGTAGTTGGGAATATAGCAAAGGACTTGAACATGAATGTACAGGAACTGCAGTCACGCACGTTTCAAATCGTATCCGGATCTAACAAGAAGTACTttgatgtaaatgtaaaaaccGGAGACTTGATTGTCAACGACATAATTGACAGAGAGCAGATTTGTGGGACTAATAGCAAGTGTGCCTTAAAGATAGAAGCCCTGGCTACAAACCCACACGGCCTGTACAGATTTCAGATAAATGTTTTGGATATAAATGATAACGCACCAAGATTCCCGATTAACACTCAAACATTAAACATAACGGAAAACGCGAGTCCTGGAGAGAGACTGCATCTGCCTGTAGCAGAGGATCCTGATACAGGAAGTAATTCTGTTAAAAGCTACACGCTAAGTCCTAATGAATATTTCGCTTTAGAAGtacagagcgagggaggacagggTCTATCCGTAGAATTAGTGCTGCAGAAAGCATTAGATCGAGAGAAACAGTCTGCTATATCGCTTGTACTGACTGCACTCGATGGGGGCAAACCTACAAAGTCTGGAACTTTAGACATTTTGATAAACGTTTTGGATGTAAATGATAACAACCCTGTATTTGGTAAATCACTTTATAAAGTCCAGGTCGCAGAGAATGTTTCTTTTGGAACAGTGTTGACCTCTGTCACTGCTACTGATGCAGATGAGGGTTTGAATGGAGGGATTCGGTATTCTTTAATTGGTCATAGAAATTCTCAAGCTTCTGAGATGTTCAATATAAAATCAGATACTGGAGAGATAAAAGTGCAAGGACAACTTGATTATGAGGAAAACCCTGCCATTGAATTGAGAGTTCAAGCCACTGATACAGGTTCTCCACCAAGGAGCTCACAATGCAAAGTTTTAGTGGAGGTAATAGATGTGAATGACAATGCACCTGAAATAACAGTGACACCACTCCTGCAGACTGTCAGAGAGGATACCAAGCTTGGCACAGCTGTTGCCTTAGTTACTGTATCGGATGAGGATGGAGGAAAAAATGGAGATGTGCAATGCGTTGTCAAAGGCACTGTTCCATTCAAACTTGAATCTAACTATGAAAATTATTATTCCTTGGTGGTAAATGGAAAattagatagagaaaaagactCTGATTACAACGTCACTATCATAGCCACTGATAATgggtccccctctctctccactgctagTGATTTTGTAGTTCACATTTCCGATGTTAATGATAATGCCCCTCGCTTCCCAGAGTTCCTGATGAACGTTTATATGAAGGAGAACAGTCCTGTGGGAAGCGTCATTGCGACAATCAGTGCTTACGACCCAGACCTTGAGGAAAACGCAAAGCTATCTTACTCATTAATTGATGATAAAAGTGCCAATATGCCTATATCAACCTTGTTGAACATTAATTCTGTAACTGGTGAAATATACAGCCTGCAGTCCTTCAACTACGAGGAAATTAAAAAGTTTAATTTTCAAGCCCAAGCTTCAGACTCTGGTGTTCCTGCATTAAGCAGCAATGTGACTGTACATGTTCTCATCTtagatgaaaatgacaacagCCCCGTTATTCTCCCGCCGTATTCTGACCAAGGCTCCGTGAACTCTGAGAACATTCCCTACTCTGCTGAAGCGGGCTACTTTGTGGCCAAGATCAGGGCTGTGGACGCGGACTCTGGCTACAACGCGCTGCTCTCTTATCACATCTCTGAACCCAAAAGCACAAACCTGTTCCGAATCGGAACCACCTCTGGAGAAATAAGGACCAAGAGACGGATGAGTGACAATGAtctaaaaacacacccattgaTCATTACTGTGTCTGACCATGGAGAACACCCTCTTTCTGCGTCCGTCTCTTTTGATGTTGTGGTGTTTGAAAGTGCAGTTGATATACCAACAACTCTCAGAAAAGTTCCACAGAAGTATGATGGATTTTCTGATCTAAATCTCTACTTGCTCTTGGCCATTGCGTCAGTATCGGCCATACTCCTCATCAGTTTCATCACTTTAATAGCAGTGAAATGCCACAGGACTGATGGTATTTTCAGCAGCTGCAGCGCCCCCATGATCACCACTCACCCAGACGGGAGCTGGTCTTACTCTAAAACTACTCAGCAGTATGACGTGTGTTTTAGCTCAGACACACTCAAGAGTGACGTAGTAGTGTTCCCATCACCATTTCCGCCTGCGGACGCCGAGCTAATAAGTATTGATGGAGGAGACACTTGTAAACGGACACAGACTCTACCCACTACTCAGAAG